A single window of Candidatus Hydrogenedentota bacterium DNA harbors:
- a CDS encoding tetratricopeptide repeat protein, with protein sequence MADRKKITIRLFRGALSAYLAVLTLSMYRYTYDPTGEIKWLLLGWSGFLLGGGWLVFQRLFGLPSRRPGTLSWLVFVFTSLMFLTALLSDFRVFSLLEAGRFVSLAGLFFVASQTLTKPVHVRRFLQTLCWVAGLTALYAAMQRTGIDPFPWGESFEGLPSTYGNPNYAAHVLILAIIAAGYLLAGGWWAALPLGAAAVLYFLGTEQRGGMVALAGAAALPVLAWTVRLGVRKPARAVVLTLVLAGVLACAAGVGVMGVMKAKTGSVLPLDSSILLRYQSLVSASRMVLDHPLKGHGPGVYKLANPRYWTPYEQEFFATELRYNHHVHNDPLELAVGGGLPMAGLYGLLLLFALGHALVLALGSENRGHRRLGLTLAAMFTAFFLDGLFGFNLRLPVSASLLFILLGALEGVCPQRPPSVPVLAGRRIPGAGLPRWAGVAALLAAALGASSVFAGEYYLYMGVAAQASQNRSTATGLYRMGLSVAPWNWEFHWRLGQVAMLNGDMAGAVREFERTLELNPHHLMVRVPLAEAQMQLAQAADTSTPEGLRAAIMALEQATRHAGDALEISPETAEASDALGRAASIAAKLLVEQNRESLKPKADEYWSLAREYLRRAAGNNRSKTNRAALYRNLARVCISMGDLNGAGEALVRAARLAPEDTDTWPLFLGFAQNTNRYDLLRGALSTRIDLLRLSPKPDRDTLATANLFLANVLENGWNDLRGTENAYWAAVQYAPLRPEVWTNLARYTFASGRFDVLRDYIRRSCAQLAAKTPPVTPLPQVAAVNAVFLRGQEALENATLVLATAARSATPAENGLSPTQTFGWAATLLFDRLQQRPADAPDVCGASFNLALVFASLRQDGQADALFSRAKECLPEETQPALALQWADLRVRQDRLPEAMTLLKEARIRYPENIEVRWALARALVKQGQLREAAVEYESLGDEAEMDPQSRELLDMEGKALKDILDRNPPAPATE encoded by the coding sequence TTGGCAGACCGCAAAAAAATCACAATCCGCCTCTTCAGGGGCGCGCTGTCAGCATATCTGGCGGTGCTCACCCTTTCAATGTACCGCTACACCTATGACCCCACGGGGGAAATCAAGTGGCTCCTCCTCGGGTGGTCGGGTTTTCTGCTCGGCGGCGGGTGGCTGGTGTTTCAGCGGCTCTTCGGACTCCCTTCCCGGCGGCCTGGGACCTTGTCCTGGCTGGTCTTTGTGTTCACTTCGCTCATGTTCCTCACGGCGCTCCTGTCCGATTTTCGCGTTTTCAGTCTGCTGGAGGCGGGACGATTTGTCTCCCTCGCCGGACTCTTCTTTGTGGCCTCGCAGACCCTCACCAAACCGGTCCATGTGCGGCGTTTCCTCCAGACCCTCTGCTGGGTGGCGGGCCTCACCGCCCTGTATGCGGCCATGCAGAGGACGGGGATTGACCCGTTCCCCTGGGGCGAAAGTTTCGAGGGGCTGCCCTCCACTTACGGCAACCCAAACTACGCCGCGCATGTGCTGATTCTGGCCATCATCGCCGCCGGATACCTGCTGGCCGGGGGATGGTGGGCCGCGCTGCCCCTGGGCGCCGCGGCGGTGCTCTATTTTCTGGGGACGGAACAGCGGGGCGGCATGGTGGCCCTCGCGGGGGCCGCGGCGCTGCCGGTTCTGGCCTGGACCGTCCGGCTGGGGGTGCGCAAACCGGCCCGCGCGGTGGTGCTCACACTGGTCCTGGCGGGAGTGCTCGCCTGCGCCGCCGGTGTGGGCGTGATGGGAGTGATGAAGGCCAAAACGGGCAGCGTGCTTCCCCTGGACTCCTCCATCCTCCTGCGGTACCAGTCCCTGGTCAGCGCGTCGCGGATGGTGTTGGACCATCCCCTGAAGGGGCATGGTCCCGGGGTCTACAAACTGGCCAATCCCCGCTATTGGACGCCCTATGAGCAGGAATTCTTCGCCACGGAACTGCGGTACAACCACCACGTCCACAATGACCCGCTGGAACTGGCCGTGGGGGGCGGGCTGCCCATGGCGGGCCTGTATGGGCTCCTGCTGCTCTTCGCCCTGGGACACGCGCTCGTGCTGGCACTCGGCTCGGAAAACAGGGGACACCGCCGTCTGGGCCTGACCCTGGCCGCAATGTTCACCGCCTTCTTCCTGGACGGGCTGTTCGGCTTCAACCTGCGCCTTCCTGTGTCTGCCTCGCTGCTGTTCATCCTGTTGGGCGCCCTTGAGGGGGTCTGCCCGCAGCGCCCGCCGTCAGTCCCTGTTCTGGCCGGACGCCGCATTCCCGGTGCGGGTCTCCCCCGATGGGCCGGGGTGGCGGCACTCCTGGCCGCCGCGCTGGGCGCCTCAAGCGTTTTCGCGGGCGAATACTACCTCTATATGGGTGTGGCGGCGCAGGCATCGCAAAACCGCTCCACCGCCACGGGACTTTACCGCATGGGCCTGTCCGTCGCCCCGTGGAACTGGGAGTTCCACTGGCGCCTGGGGCAGGTGGCCATGCTCAACGGCGACATGGCCGGGGCGGTCCGCGAGTTTGAGCGCACCTTGGAATTGAACCCACACCACCTGATGGTGCGGGTGCCCCTCGCCGAGGCCCAGATGCAGTTGGCCCAGGCGGCGGACACCTCCACCCCGGAGGGGCTGCGCGCGGCCATCATGGCGCTGGAACAGGCCACCCGCCACGCCGGGGACGCACTGGAAATCTCCCCGGAGACGGCCGAGGCCTCCGACGCGCTCGGACGGGCCGCCTCCATCGCCGCGAAACTGCTCGTGGAGCAGAACCGTGAGTCGCTGAAACCTAAAGCGGATGAATATTGGTCCCTTGCCCGCGAGTATCTGCGTCGCGCCGCCGGAAACAACCGGTCAAAGACCAACCGCGCCGCGCTCTACAGGAATCTGGCCCGTGTCTGCATCTCCATGGGCGACCTCAACGGGGCGGGGGAGGCGCTGGTGCGCGCGGCCAGGCTTGCCCCCGAGGACACGGACACATGGCCGCTCTTTCTGGGCTTTGCGCAAAACACCAACCGCTACGACCTGCTGAGGGGCGCGCTCTCAACGCGCATAGACCTGTTGCGCCTTTCCCCGAAACCTGACCGGGACACCCTGGCCACGGCGAACCTGTTCCTGGCGAATGTCCTGGAAAACGGATGGAACGACCTGCGCGGCACGGAAAACGCCTACTGGGCCGCCGTGCAGTACGCCCCCCTGCGTCCCGAGGTGTGGACAAATCTCGCGCGCTACACCTTTGCCAGCGGACGCTTTGACGTGCTCCGCGACTACATCCGCCGCTCCTGCGCCCAGCTCGCCGCCAAAACACCGCCCGTCACTCCGCTGCCCCAGGTCGCCGCCGTCAACGCCGTTTTCCTGCGCGGCCAGGAGGCCCTGGAAAACGCCACCCTGGTGCTGGCGACAGCGGCCAGGTCCGCAACGCCCGCGGAAAACGGCCTTAGCCCCACACAGACCTTTGGCTGGGCCGCCACCCTCCTCTTTGACCGGCTCCAGCAGCGGCCCGCCGACGCGCCGGACGTCTGCGGCGCCTCGTTCAATCTGGCCCTGGTGTTCGCCAGCCTGCGCCAGGACGGTCAGGCCGACGCCCTTTTCTCGCGCGCCAAAGAATGCCTGCCCGAGGAGACTCAGCCCGCCCTCGCCCTGCAATGGGCCGACCTGCGGGTGCGCCAGGACC
- a CDS encoding VWA domain-containing protein, which yields MMRAIPARIFLAALAATLSAGLSGCDFRQEAIALSNWSLDFSRNEVPFTMYVWNLNITIPKLTVGVESDQDWIITNVREVTSSAPKDAEKGPFDKRVVFVRIDRTQLAKGVHTGKLFFTSQGIKPKEATVRVVMDADGRLASLNITNPTATYSSPYLVDFLFGLKDSRGNAVVAEPAQFGVEAYEDDAQVGGSNGLQLRRAASLQLKMDLVMDYSLAMQEGFAAVPVMEDTAVNVLLPALNTGALVGVTEFHRDDRDAQSVTDFTLDRAHLRERIGAIQSEYVRGFYSGARLYDAVYFSTRKFTGGDPLQESRYIVLFTDGYDTSSVRGLDDAVNAAKERNIRIYAIGCGPGANLPVLLDLTGRTGGAYFPADTVDRLPEAIGDILDNLEGQYILRWASLRRRNESVRPSFSIILGDGRASYTAKEDFNPRNHEGNVLRGVLRLVDSGSPGETTVMLRADYIPRFVRQIALYVRSDLNFVVSLAGPADEGLLGGWTMETTRDQGTGGLWIMLDSPGPVVPFASFGPMLRFDFPGYVDPNQPLFEEIFADNSLYEEGIGLDILGF from the coding sequence TTGATGCGCGCAATCCCTGCAAGAATTTTTCTGGCCGCTCTGGCGGCGACGCTCTCCGCCGGTCTGTCCGGATGTGATTTCCGGCAGGAGGCCATCGCCCTGTCCAACTGGAGCCTCGATTTCAGCCGGAACGAGGTCCCCTTCACCATGTATGTGTGGAACCTCAACATCACCATACCCAAATTGACCGTCGGGGTGGAGTCGGACCAGGACTGGATCATCACAAACGTCCGTGAGGTGACCAGTTCTGCGCCCAAGGACGCCGAAAAAGGTCCTTTTGACAAGCGCGTGGTCTTCGTCCGGATAGACCGCACCCAACTTGCCAAGGGTGTGCACACGGGCAAGCTTTTTTTCACCTCGCAGGGAATCAAGCCCAAGGAGGCCACCGTGCGCGTGGTGATGGACGCCGACGGGCGCCTCGCCTCGCTGAACATCACCAACCCCACGGCCACCTATTCCAGTCCCTACCTGGTGGATTTCCTGTTCGGGCTGAAGGACTCTCGGGGCAACGCCGTGGTGGCCGAGCCCGCCCAGTTCGGCGTCGAGGCCTACGAGGACGATGCGCAGGTGGGCGGCAGCAACGGACTCCAACTGCGCCGCGCCGCCTCGCTTCAGCTCAAAATGGACCTGGTCATGGACTATTCACTGGCCATGCAGGAGGGCTTCGCGGCGGTGCCGGTGATGGAGGACACGGCGGTGAATGTCCTGCTGCCCGCCCTCAACACGGGCGCGCTGGTGGGGGTGACCGAGTTCCACCGTGACGACCGCGACGCGCAGTCCGTCACCGATTTCACCCTGGACCGCGCGCACCTGCGCGAGCGCATCGGGGCCATCCAGTCGGAATATGTGCGGGGCTTCTATTCCGGGGCGCGGCTCTACGACGCCGTCTATTTCTCCACCCGGAAATTCACCGGCGGGGACCCGCTGCAGGAGTCGCGGTACATAGTCCTCTTCACGGACGGCTACGACACCTCCAGTGTCCGCGGTCTGGACGACGCGGTGAACGCGGCGAAGGAGCGGAACATCCGCATTTACGCCATAGGCTGCGGCCCCGGCGCCAACCTGCCGGTGTTGTTGGATTTGACGGGACGGACGGGCGGCGCGTATTTCCCGGCGGACACCGTGGACAGGTTGCCCGAAGCCATCGGGGACATTCTCGACAATCTTGAGGGGCAGTACATCCTGCGCTGGGCCTCGCTCCGGCGCCGCAATGAGTCGGTGCGCCCCTCGTTCTCCATCATTCTGGGCGACGGACGGGCCAGTTACACCGCCAAAGAGGACTTTAACCCCAGAAACCATGAAGGCAACGTCCTGCGCGGCGTCCTGCGACTGGTGGATTCCGGCTCCCCCGGCGAAACCACGGTGATGCTCCGGGCGGACTACATTCCCCGGTTTGTCCGGCAGATTGCCCTCTATGTCCGCAGCGACCTCAATTTCGTGGTAAGTCTTGCCGGGCCCGCGGACGAGGGGCTGCTGGGTGGTTGGACAATGGAGACCACGCGCGACCAGGGCACCGGCGGGTTGTGGATTATGCTGGACAGTCCCGGCCCGGTGGTTCCATTCGCCTCCTTCGGCCCCATGCTCCGGTTCGATTTTCCGGGATATGTGGACCCAAACCAACCCCTGTTTGAGGAGATTTTCGCGGACAACAGCCTGTACGAGGAGGGTATTGGCCTGGACATCCTGGGGTTCTGA